The genomic segment CTCGCCCGCCTCGTCTTCAGGCGCGAACGTGTCAGCTGCTAACTTGGCCGGTGGCTCGGCGAATTTGTCGAGCGAGGACGAGGGTCCTTGCGCGAAGAAGGCGAAAATAGATCAACAGACATCGGTAACGAGCGCTAGCACGTCGTTCGTGGGTGACGTTTGTACCGACTCGGATGGTAAACCGGATAACAAACCGAAGATCGATTACGTAGGACTGATGACCAGCATGGCCGGCATGAGACCCGAAAATAGTTCGTTGCTTCTGCAACAATTGGGACTGTTATCGGGCGCAACTGGCACACTTGCCAAAAATTTGTTGAGTATGTCGCCGGCTTTGTCGCACGGCAGCACCGTCGGTCTCGTCGAGAACGGGCTTCAATACACAAAGAACACCGGAAACGCATGTCTCGCCAACATGAATAATTTGACTAATAGTAACAAGAGACATAGTCTCTCGGCGATCGCACCGACGCAAATGGACTCAGTGGTCGCAAAATCGTGCAGCACGCGAAAGAGTTTGCCACCTGCCGCGGAAGCGCCATCTACACCGGTACCCGCTTCTCCCCGCAAAACGAACGAAACCAATAGCATTCCAAGATCGAGCAGCAAACCGAGGAAGGACGGGAACATGAGCAGCGGTAGCAACAACAAGAAGGTGGACGAGGCATTGTGGCTGTGGTTGACGCAACAGCAACAGCTACTCGGTCAGCAGTCGGCCAGTTTCAATCCTAGCATCAATCAGCAGGATGGTTCGTGGTTCTGGCAATGGTACAAACAGTGCAGTTTCCCGTTGATAACGTCAACGCCGCCAGCACCCAGTCCGGTCGCCAAGAAATCGCCCAGCAAGACGAGGGCCATGCTCGACAATGTACTTAGTAGTAACAACAGTGAGAACGTGTTACGAAACATGAACATGGAGGAGGAGTCTGCAGCCGCCgcagccgccgccgccgccgccgccgccgccgccgctgccgccgccgccgccccCACGGAGAACCACGAGATGAATGGCGAAGACGTGCCGAGCAACAGCGAGgaagcgatccgacacggtgAGAAGTTCTTGAAGTGGTTGATGGACAAATGCTCCGATCCGTCGGTTACAAGACTTCAGATTATACAGTTCAAATATCTATTGGACAGTCTGAAGGCATATAGAAAGAAGTCGTCGTCTAGTTTGAAACAAAGTAGAAAATAGGCGAGGAGAGAAGAGATACAAACTGTgatgttaaatgtatattaTTAAGAAAGAGTGTGTTAGCGATCGTCGCGCGACTCATAAGATGGAAAAAAGTTAGGTAGAATCGGACAGAAACACAAACAGACACGCAAACAGACACAGAAAATGTACTGTACAGGAGTAGCTGACTACTACTCGTTGTTGCTCtccgaatattattatatgcgtcgtcgtcgtcgtcgtcgtcgttgtcgtcgtcgtcatcgtcgtcgacgTCCTTGTCGTGGCCGTCgccgtcgtcgccgtcgtcgtcgtcgtcgtcgtcgtcgttaaaCTCTCCGCGTTCCGTTGAAACGACgcgttcatttttttttttttttcgttcttttCTCTATTTCTTGTCCTTTCGTTCGTGCCGATTCCCGAGGATTAGTATACCTCGTGTTTCCGATTCGTCTGCGTGTGTGTGATGTGTGCAAAAAAGAAGTATGAAGAGGGAAAACCAGTGTTTGCCTTCTATCATGTTCAACGGACTTCTTATTATGTCAATTTAATTTAAACGAATCAAACACGATCATGTATTTCTCAAGCCCGCTTCTGATGTTCGATGAATTAcgttcatttatttttttttttttttttcgtttcatttgttctatattttcgagcttttttttgttccatttttcgtttctttttttcgagATACCTTACATAGAAGTCGGGCTGAATCAAAATGGATCGTAATGATTCTAAAGTTTTCTTATTAGAATCTTGTACATAAGAGGATATACCAAAATCATAAATGAACCGTTgtaattataacaaaaattaaaatgttCGTAGACAGGTATAATTATCGATTAAACTTATCACTCGTTAGTGTAAGTGCGTGCGTGTGCGCGCGGCGGAAAATTTCCTTACGATCATATACAAATGAAAAAACGGAAAGAAATCGATCATAGATTCTTTCTCGACCGATGGACGATATTACGTTTTCAACATTTTTTACGAAATCCCCCGTTACATTATCATAAGCGATGCGATAGTTATACATGCCATAAGTCGGGAATGAAGATCGCAAATCTGCGTTATCTACCGTCGAGAACACATTTTAATTTTGCCGTTACATTCTAATTATTGCGTGAATACATCTAAGAGGAAAAAAAGAACTAATAATAATAGCTTCGTATACGCGATATTTAATTGTGGACTGCGCTTTTATCCCAAACAGTTCTACCTCTCGTTCTGTTAACGCGTATTTACGTATGATACATAATAATAAGGTTTAACGTAATGTGTGCACGCGACTCGCACGAAACTAAATGGTCCAAGCAAAATAAATGGGAAAaatcttaataaaaaaaaaaaaaaagtgacaAAAAGATGTTTGTTATATCGGTgagaaattatatattatatataaaagtatacatatatatttaaggaCTTTTGTCGCTGAACTTTGCGAAGTAAGGTGTTTCACGAAAATACATTTGATTACTTACCATATTGAGTGCTTTGTCCAGAGGCTCGTACTCGACATAGTCACTGACAAATTTTCCGCACCCCTGCCACGTGTACAGTTCTGGATATGGCAGTGTACTTCGTCTAATAGTAGTAGACACGAATTTCTGCAAGagaaacgatttaaactataaaaatatttcctattttgtaatttcttttttctctctacgTGTTACTTTATTGCAGCAAGATTATTTCCCCCCACTCCACCccaaaaaaaaacaatttttttttttcatgtatttatttttgttctgttttcttttatttcccATGCGTCATGTGAAGCATGTAtaagtttgctttttaattttcctCCTAGATACGTTTTTCTGGAATAGACAACATAGTCTGACGAAACGATTGTTCTTTCTATCGCGTTCACATGACGCGCGTAACGTTAGATGTGCGTTAAAGGGAAATAATCTTGCATTTAGCAAAGTATATCTATAAAAGTAACACACAATAGGAAACCAAAGTAAAGAAGGTACTGTCGAATGACGGTACGTGTAAATAAGACTGTGACAATGCACTTGTACGCAAAGTGCATACTATGTATTGTAGTTCATTTAaagcatatataaataaatgtatagcgaaatttatttttattatttagatTGTAGAAGGAGTTTCGAGTGTATTAGAAAAATTCCTACTACACAATTGTATTTCCATTACTTAcgttaaatgaagaagaaacgaaTAAGAAAAAACATTGATAATAGAGAGAGAAACTTAGTCTACATCGAGAATGACATTCCTCGTTACCTTTGAAGAGAACACTCTTGAACGACTCAAAGTAAATTTCTTGATgctgataaattttatttataacagGTTTTAATCTTTATACGGAAGAATAATGAGTCGAAACAAATATTCATCGAGTGAATACAGGAAAAAAAGCAAATGATACAAGAAAATATTCGCATAATTCTTTAacatatccttttttttttaccgAAAATATGTACCGGAAGCTATGTAGTCGTGAGTAACGAGAAATGTAACTTTCTTTACTAGAACGTGAGAATACAGGTTAAGTCTGTTTTAAAGAGTAACTCGTTGTAGATGGATTGCGCAGACGGATCGTTTCTTTTTTGGCActgaatattcatatttttcatgAACGACGTTTCGTTTGTATAAAAGTTACTTACCGTTTAGATAAAGGGAAATAACGAAACACGTGTTGTAATGTGCAGAAAAAAGtgtataatgtaaatatatatgatgttatacatatataaacatTCGAGAATCTTTTCAGCTAATTACGATAAATCGAGTTAAAGAGTACGCAAACTAATTCCCTGTACATTACCATTGTTCgccattttgaaatatttaaaaatcaagTACGCGCCGGCTCGAGAGATCGCGCCAACGACGTATATTGATTTGTAACTATTCCAACGGACGATCTCTGCGTTTTTTAAGAGGTAAAAATCTTCGATCACGCGAAAGAGAGTCTTGAATAAATAACCTAATATTGAAAAAACTACCGTAGGATGAAGGAACCGATAAATCGAAACTAACGTTCGAATCTCGATTAATACCTTTATTTTAATACttaaaaaatgattaattttaacgaaatgaaatataaataaaaatagaattatttAAACAACTGACATTTTCATAAAAACGTATTCATCACCATGATCCAAACTTTGATCCAATTACGTAATTTCCATACAGCATGATAtctttaataatacgtatattATGATTAAAACTGAATGGTCAAAACGACCAATTCtgtaatttttgaaaaattttataaatttacgaCAATACGTTTTTTCCAACATGTATAATTTCCCCTAAAATGATTGGTgccttaaaataaattttatattttagtcTAGTGTTAGGGTTTATCAACCACAAACGAGGAATGATAAAAATGAACCATTCATAGACCGCTGTTTCATTCGAATCCTGAACTTCATCgtacatttaataatttacttacTTGCACACCGCATTCATTTTCGCATGCTAGCAATAGCGGTTTTCGATTTGGATATTTCACGTGAAATTGTTGTCGAAAATTTTCGGCGTACCACGCGAGCAGCTTCTCCTTATCGCTGACACTACAATAACTATTCGAAAGTGTTTTTAGGTAGAGATCTTTCGTGCGGTCAACTTCGGGCCAACACAGTTTGATTAGACATAATTCTTGTTGCACCTCCTGTATGTGCTCTCGCGTTATTTCAAGAAGACTTTCGTACGTTGATTCTTTCTTCGACCTATCATCTTCCTCTTCCGAATAAGTTGATACACTTTCATAACTTTCATGACTTTCGTGACTTTCGTGATGTTCGACTTCTTCGGTCATTTGTAATTTCATAACAAATAAATGATTTAGAGCAGAAGTAAGGTTAATAACTTCACAGTTATAACTTCAGCTTGTTATCGTTATTTAAGGTAGTTATGACTCAAACCGTTCCTTAAGAATTGTTTATTGCCACGGTAACTTATGAAAACAATGTGTTCTATACATATACGGTATACAGTAATTTTTGGCATGCTCGATAGGCGGCAGCATCTTCCGTGCATGTTTGAGCCACGAATAAACTGTTAAAAATATGGACGTATCAGTTGTAACCTTTTCGTTGCGTTCTATACGTTAGGTGTTACGATTAGAATACACACGCGTcaacatttattaaattaataaaatcgcGGATAATGCATAGACCTTTTATCGTATGTGGTGTGTAGTTTTTCTCTGCGATACAAGGGGGCGTATATTTACAAGAATTTCTCGTTATGACATCTGTAAAAAGGATCGTAAACGGTGGATATATGTACTTCAGTTACCAACGATATATCGGCAGTAGATAAATCTTATATTCTATTTGAATATGTATGTGCATAATTATTCAAAGATTTCCTGGatatttagaatttatattttaagaaCAAATTACATTTCGAGCAAAAAGTGGCATGCAATAATAAGCgtcataattttattaatgaaatttttcacaTACATATCATTGGTATAAAACATACGCGTTATTAGAACAAAAATACATACAAGCTATGAAAACGATGCTCACGAtggtatatatattttatttataaactataaatataacaaattggATCGATCTTTTCGTAATACGTAACAAGACCAATGAAACTGAAACATATAATTAGTTATAAATGTGTTATATCATTTAAAAAATGACTTTCCGTTCTTCAAAATTTATGCGATTTAGGTccaaagaaagatttgataaTGCCATATGTACCATCGAGCCAATTTACTACTCATCATCGAGTTCATCTTTCGTATACCTCTTATCTCGATAAAAGAACTTCAACCGCATTTCTCTCCTATAACATTATTCATTCATTCACGTCATGGATTCTCATGTGTTACACGAAAGTCGATCGAAACATCGAATTATACCATCGCTCCGAGGAGCAACTTCAATTTGCGTCATTTGAATCTTGCCGCCACTTTTGAGCTGCCTCCCGTCTGGCATCTGGTACTAATTGCGATTGCATACCACCTAAAACGTTGCTCGTTGCTTCTGTAGCTAAGATAATTGGCTTCACAACAGTCGGTGGTATTTGTCGTAACACACCTCCTACAGCACCAGAGACTCCTTTTTGCTCGTGTTCTTCGCTAGCTACACGAACTAATTGATTTGCCGTTTCTCCTAAGccctgaaattaaaaaataaaattagcgATCTTATACTCCGGTATCTTATCATTCCACGATAATTTACCTCTTTTACTAGCATATACGCATTAGCCATCCCTTCTCGAATATCCAATGGCTGACTATATCTTTTCCGGCGTCCTTTCTGTCCCTTGTGTTTACGCCTCACGCTTGGACCAGGACTCACCATATCATAAGCAGTCTCGGCTGTACTTTGTATAGCGTGTATCAACCTAGAAGTCAATTCCAACGCCGCCATTGCGGTAGACGTCGTGAAACTGTTTGCTCCTCGTTGTAATCCTCTAAATATCCTACCATCTTTCTGGTATTGTTCGATAGGCAACCAGAACAAATCCCTTATTCCTTGAACTGCAACAAGCATATTATCGTGCTTAAATATACATTACATTATTCTGAATTTTATTTACAATACGACGAACATATACTTACACAATTGTACTAATGAGTGCATGGGACCGACACCGCCAAGTAAACTTGGAAGTTGATTCTTCTTTATATCTTGCAACCATTCGGAAAGTAAAAACGTTACTAATTTATCGAATCCCAGAAGTCCATGCCGATGTGTTAATCTTTTCAGTCTTAATTCGGAGCAATTCAACTGCGCCAGGCCCATTAGAAGCCCTGCTAACGGCCCATGAGTGAGGTCTACACGTTTTCCATGATAATCTAATCGAACAAGGACTTCAGGGGAAAATATCACACTCCTAACATGAATCAAATAAATCAAGTttcaatattatatatcaaAAAGGGACATTAGTCTATAACTATTATtccaatattatttataattttattaatattacctAAAATATATTGGTTGACAATCTTCGTGAACTTCATACGTCGGTTTCGTCTTCACATTGTTTTCTTTGATCATCAATTCATCCTCCAAGAGTATCAATAAGTTCGGATCTATGCTATCGTTTTGTGATGTATTCGTTGGCGTTGATGCATTAGGCGCGGAATCGTTCACGCTCATAACCGGTGGGTGATGCGTCGGTGTTCCTTGCTTGGACACTGGGGCGGATTGCGAATTGTTAGGTGCACTAGAATTTTCTTGAGCTTGCTTCGAACCGTTACCCAATTCGCTGAAAAATTCTATCAAGAACAGTAGGCTATCCTGGTCGATATTTAATCGTAACGGCAGTAGACTGAGTTTTAAACAACATTCTTGAGCACTTAATCTTGGGTCCGGTCTAACATGCACCGCTTTCATGGCAAACATGTTCGCGTGAGACTGCCTCGGTTTTGCTTCACTACTATATTGATACAAGAACTTGTTGATATGCGAGGATGCCAATCTGTCTCTGATTTCTATCTCGTTTACCAATAATATTTGTCTTGCTGCTTCTGTCGTGTTTTCCGGATAAACTTCGTGTTGAAAGCGCACTTTATTCAACTGAAGTTCCATTAAAATATCATGACGGCGGCCAGGACCTCCCATTACTTGCCAATCGGTTGTTTCTCTACATTTTCCACGTGGTGAATTTGGCACACTTCCAAAATGTACTTCGTTCGAATTAGATTTATTGAAAGCTACGCCATCCCACCATGGTGACCTAGTTCTATAAACGTAAATGATATATTGTACAATGCATATGAATCGGTCACGTCAATATTTAATGATTAGGATGCATACTTATCCTGAGGCGCCGTGTTAGGACGAACCATAATATCATTGATACTGACTTGTTTCTTGGCTGTCGGTTGCAGAGTTTCAAAATCTTTCCCTCCGTACATGTGCCAGATCAGAGTCATTTCACAAAGGGTATATCTTAAAATTGGAGCGGGGAAATGTCTTGGCGCCTTAAGTAGATCAGTTTTACCGAGTGGAACCGCGAAGTGATTATCTATTATCCTTAAAGATTCTTGACAAAGCCAACGAACTTCTGGAACACCATGCCTGGGCATAATTCCTGTACCCGCTTCTTCTCCTAATATACAAAAATCTTCGTTTGGATCCTCAGCTTCTATATTACATTCTGTTTTGGTACATTTCTCGGAACTTTTACACATTTCAGGTACTGTCTGTGAAGCAGGACGAGACTCATCGGGAAAGAAAAACACTTCCACCTGATTTTCATTCACTAACGTATTACCGTCTGTATTCGAAGGTATTCCTGTAACATAATTCTTACGAAATAATAGATATAGGATGTTTCCTCTTATATCACTTGATATTACCTTTTACTGTTTCTTCCATTGCCTCTTTCATCAAACTGTTAACACGTTCAACTTGACTCTTACTAAGAGTATTAATACACTCATTCCCTAGAAGACTTTCTTCATCGCCAGAACTCGGTACGGTAATACTACTTTCGGCGGTTTCCATGTTCGCCAAAAGATCTCCATCATTGGCAAAATAAGTTAACAATTGAATAAGAGCACGTGCAGAATCTGAGCAAGTCCGAACATGCAACATGTTATTGCTTGCCCTTAAATCCACTCTAGGTGCACCACCGCACATTTTATCGTTTAATCTCAGCGACAATTCAAACAATCCTACGTCCATTACGCACACATAATCCCGACGAAGATCCACACCTTTCCCTAATTTGTTAGATATGAACAAGGCAATATCTTCTGCTATAAAACGTAATGTCGAAGTGTTTGTATGCGCAGCAATATTGCTGGAAACGCTAAAATTACCAAGAGTTACCATTGACCTTAATGGCAGATGAATTGGTCTGAAATCATGTGAATTCCCTATTACATTATTGTGCTTAGTGAATATTGCTTAAGTCAATGAAAATAAGAACCTGTAATCGACCATGCAATTCCAAAGATGCAAGTGTAATTCTGTTAATATTCCTGGTGGAGAATATCCAGCAACAGGATGATCGGCTACGTCCAAACAATCTGTTAACTGTGTAAACCACGATGTGCCAGTGTTACAC from the Bombus affinis isolate iyBomAffi1 chromosome 11, iyBomAffi1.2, whole genome shotgun sequence genome contains:
- the LOC126922241 gene encoding protein distal antenna-like; this encodes MRGESARPGKRPLRALSASEKMDAIQRVHEGESKASVARDIGVPESTLRGWCKSEHKIRGMARNSSTPDSEAHSPASSSGANVSAANLAGGSANLSSEDEGPCAKKAKIDQQTSVTSASTSFVGDVCTDSDGKPDNKPKIDYVGLMTSMAGMRPENSSLLLQQLGLLSGATGTLAKNLLSMSPALSHGSTVGLVENGLQYTKNTGNACLANMNNLTNSNKRHSLSAIAPTQMDSVVAKSCSTRKSLPPAAEAPSTPVPASPRKTNETNSIPRSSSKPRKDGNMSSGSNNKKVDEALWLWLTQQQQLLGQQSASFNPSINQQDGSWFWQWYKQCSFPLITSTPPAPSPVAKKSPSKTRAMLDNVLSSNNSENVLRNMNMEEESAAAAAAAAAAAAAAAAAAAAPTENHEMNGEDVPSNSEEAIRHGEKFLKWLMDKCSDPSVTRLQIIQFKYLLDSLKAYRKKSSSSLKQSRK